In Bos taurus isolate L1 Dominette 01449 registration number 42190680 breed Hereford chromosome 10, ARS-UCD2.0, whole genome shotgun sequence, the genomic window CCATCTGGATCTCCTGAAAGCCTCCTGTGTGCCTCCCCCATCCTGCCCCCTACCCTGTATCAACACCCCCTCTTCACAAGGAACCATGTCACGGAGAAGCACTGGACACAAGGGAGAGAGGCCTTGGGGTGCACCCCCACCTTCCATGTCTCTGCTGGAGTCACAGGCTTCCAGACTGCAGGGGACTCTGGGGCAGCCTGAGAAGGTGGCCTGAGAAGATGGTCACCTCCCTTCCAACCCGGGGCCCAGATGGGAGGAAGGAGCTCGCAGGGTCCAGGGTAGGACAGGTGTACAGTCAAAGGCCGCATGGGAACTGGGCTTGCCTGAGGGGCCTTGGCGGAGTGGGTGGGCTCAGCCTGGCTCCCAGAGCTCACCCCTGATTTTTCCTTGGGCCACACAGAACCTGTCTGTCCTGAAGCAGGTGGGACAGGAGAACCAGCTGACCTGGGCCCAGCAGGCCATCACTTCTGGCTTTAATGGTGAGTCCCTGCTCCTGTGAGCTGCCCCCTGGTGACCTCTCAGAGAAATGGCCCTCACACCCAGGGCCCCGGGCATCTACAGCAACCTCCCAGGCCCTTTGGCCTTGACAGTGGTGGCAtgatgggcagggctgagggGGCAGTGGGTTGGGCAGCAACCAAACCTGACCCGAACCCCTGGTGCTTCTGGGACCCTCACGCCCGAGGCCTTTGGAAGATAAGAGGCCCAGCTTCTGCTCCACTGCCCACTGCGGGCAGGAAGCCAAGGCCCGCAACGCGGCGCCCCTCAGCGTGAGAACCACTGCCTTGGCCAGCGGCAGGTCTTGTCCTCTCGGGAGGGAAGAGTAGCTGCAATTGCCGAGGGCAGGCACCCCCACACCCCATCACCCATCTCCAGGCCCGATGGCCGCATTCCCTCCAGCACACACTCCAGCCTTGCTACTCAAGACAGCTGCCCGTGTCATAGCTATGGATGCCAAAGCCCAGAAAGGCTGATCTCCCCTTTCCGTGCCCAGAGTGAGAGTCGCCATGTTGCCTCCCCACAGCTCTGGAGCAGATCCTGCAGAGCACGGCGGGGAGGTACTGTGTGGGGGACGAGGTAAGCCCCTCCCCGGGCCGCCTCAGGCTGCCGCCGTCTCCCCCTGAGACTCAGCCGCCTCCCTCCAGCCTGGGGCAGGCTCCGTCTCCAGAGCTTCCCAAGGAGGCGGCTGCGGTGGGCGTGGGGGAGGGCATCCTCTGTGTTAAGCAGAAGTTGGCTCGTGGGGCGCTCCTGTGGTCCCCTTGGTCAGCTGCCTCAAGAGGAAGTGAGTTTCTCATTCCTCGAGGTATTCAAGTCAAAGGCCTCATCTCCAAAATGCAGAggtggtccagctgtcacatgaGGGGTTAGACTAGACAGTGTCTCCATTCCCTTCCAGTGACAGGATTCTAGGGTTCAGGCATCCTCGGCTCATATAGGCTGAGGCCCTGGCCCTGTGGTAATTCTGGTTCCTGAGCGCCACCCCCAGCCCGCACCCAGAGGCATCCTGTCCCTGCTGGGCGCCCTCCCTACGTGCTGGTGGTTTTTAACGAGGACAGTACTGTCCACTGAGGCAGGCGGGCCTTCTCTGGCTACCCACAGAGCTGGTTGTCAGGGCAGCTGGAGCTTAGCTGGGAGAAGTGCTTCTACCCAAGGGACAGACCCCGCCTGGGCCCACGGGAGACAAGCAGGGGGAGGGCAGCCTTGGGGTGGGTAGAAGGGCCAGAGACAGATGGCAGCGTCAGAGGCCAGCACCCCGGTACAGGCACCAGCGTGAGCCTGAGGTGCACCCCCTGATGAAAGCCCCCCTGACCCTCTTTGCAGGTGTCCATGGCTGACCTGTGCTTAGCGCCGCAGGTGGCAAATGCTGACAGGTAAGAGCGCGCCATGgcaccctttctcctcctcctcgccGCTCCCCTCAAAACACCCAGCTTCCTCCTACTGTCAGGCCCTGACTTCATCTACTGAGGTGACATCTCATGCAGACTCTCCCTGACTGGCCAACgtaccccccccccaccccgtgcCAGGCCACAGCAGCCACTGTGGCCCATAGGAGACGGCCAGGAGAAGCCGGTGTAACACCGTTGCCATGCCCACCACAGCCCAGGGGATGCCTCATAGTCCCTGCTCCCAGGAGGGGGTGTCTCACCTGGTGGACACTCCTGAAGGAGACTCTCTGAGAGCCTGCTCTCTCCCGTGTGGTGTGTCTGTGCCCAGCAGTGAGCTCTGCTTTCCTCCCATCAGCCCTTCAGGAAGGCCTAGATAGAACCTCTCTGTGGAAGGCATCGTGCTGAgcactgctctgtgtgtgtgtgtgtgtgtgtgagagagagagagagaaagcatgcacatacacatgcgtgtgctcagttgctcagctgtgcctgactttgggaccccatggactgtagcccaccaggctcctctgtccattggattctcctggcaagaatactggagcgggttgccatttctcactCCAGGGACTATTACAGTTATGGAAACACTAACAagaatgtgttggagaaggaaatggcaacccactccagaactcttgcctagagaatcccgtggacagaggagcctggtg contains:
- the GSTZ1 gene encoding maleylacetoacetate isomerase isoform X7, which translates into the protein MKQVPALKIDGITIGQSLAIIEYLEETRPTPRLLPWDPKKRAQVRMVSDLIASGIQPLQEPCHGEALDTRERGLGVHPHLPCLCWSHRLPDCRGLWGSLRRWPEKMVTSLPTRGPDGRKELAGSRNLSVLKQVGQENQLTWAQQAITSGFNALEQILQSTAGRYCVGDEVSMADLCLAPQVANADRFKVDLTPYPTISRINKSLLALEAFHVSHPCRQPDTPPELRA